The following proteins come from a genomic window of Halorubrum lacusprofundi ATCC 49239:
- a CDS encoding ATP-binding protein: protein MERFVDREDELSRLRGCYDSDDADMVVIFGRRRLGKTELVRESLEDRDDAVLYQATETTRQIQLDAFVDVAAESIPGIDRIEGEWESLLGYLADQDAVIVLDEFPYLIDADESLPSVIQRLWDQELRDTGVTLILVGSSISMMEEATLLGNSPLYGRFTEKIDLRQLDFAAARTFFPESYSAEQLFLAWGVFGGTPYYLDGVDMDNDLGTVIQQSLLSRQGFLHDEPEYVLRTELTEPNRYFAILKAIAAGNTTSNEIAQTVGIDGKQISTYTQKLERLRLVEREVPVTEDKTRSRRGRYRILDPLFRFWFRFVYGNEDRYERLGADAYETVIEPDLADFVSRAFETRCQDILPDLYPETMFTDIGRWWYNEYEVDVVGLAADGKMVTGECKFTSAPLDYSALASLEDHTDEIRWSPDGSEVEHEYALFARNGFTDSVREAAADRDDLQLFNLERIVDPGASQ, encoded by the coding sequence ATGGAGCGATTCGTGGATCGGGAGGATGAGCTCAGTCGGCTTCGAGGGTGTTACGATTCTGACGACGCTGACATGGTCGTGATTTTCGGTCGTCGCCGCCTCGGGAAAACCGAACTCGTCCGAGAGTCACTGGAAGACCGCGATGACGCCGTTCTATACCAAGCAACTGAAACAACCCGGCAGATCCAACTGGATGCGTTCGTGGACGTGGCGGCTGAGTCGATTCCGGGGATCGATCGGATTGAGGGCGAGTGGGAGTCGTTGCTCGGGTATCTTGCTGACCAGGATGCAGTCATCGTGCTGGACGAATTCCCGTATCTGATTGACGCTGATGAGAGTCTCCCGTCGGTGATTCAGCGATTGTGGGATCAGGAGTTGCGTGACACTGGTGTGACGCTCATACTCGTGGGGTCCTCGATCAGTATGATGGAGGAGGCGACACTCCTCGGGAACAGTCCGCTGTACGGCCGGTTCACCGAGAAGATTGATCTGCGCCAGCTCGATTTTGCTGCCGCGCGCACGTTCTTCCCCGAGAGCTATTCCGCTGAACAACTGTTCCTCGCGTGGGGTGTGTTTGGTGGGACGCCGTACTATCTGGATGGCGTCGATATGGACAACGATCTTGGAACAGTCATCCAGCAGTCGCTGCTGTCACGGCAGGGGTTCCTGCATGACGAGCCGGAGTACGTGCTTCGTACTGAGCTGACCGAGCCGAACCGGTACTTTGCTATTCTGAAAGCGATTGCGGCCGGGAACACGACATCGAATGAAATCGCGCAAACGGTCGGGATCGATGGCAAGCAAATTTCGACGTACACGCAGAAACTGGAGCGACTGCGACTGGTCGAACGAGAGGTACCGGTGACCGAGGACAAGACCAGGTCACGCCGTGGTCGGTACCGGATTCTCGATCCGTTGTTCCGGTTTTGGTTCCGGTTCGTCTATGGAAACGAAGACCGCTACGAACGGTTAGGTGCTGACGCCTACGAGACGGTCATCGAACCGGATCTGGCGGACTTCGTGAGCAGAGCATTCGAAACCCGCTGTCAGGATATTCTGCCTGACCTGTATCCTGAAACGATGTTTACCGACATCGGCCGCTGGTGGTATAACGAATACGAGGTGGATGTGGTCGGGCTCGCTGCCGACGGGAAGATGGTGACGGGCGAGTGTAAGTTCACGTCCGCGCCTCTCGATTACAGCGCACTCGCCTCGCTTGAAGACCATACTGATGAGATTCGATGGTCGCCTGATGGGAGCGAAGTCGAACACGAGTATGCGCTGTTCGCCCGAAACGGGTTCACGGACTCTGTTCGTGAGGCAGCCGCTGATCGTGACGACCTGCAGTTGTTCAACCTCGAACGGATCGTTGACCCGGGAGCATCGCAGTAG